In the Leptotrichia sp. oral taxon 212 genome, one interval contains:
- the kdsA gene encoding 3-deoxy-8-phosphooctulonate synthase, with product MLIEKVKEVKITENITVGNGKIFLIAGPCVIESEDLVMTVAEKMKEITDKLNIQYIFKASFDKANRSSISSFRGPGLEKGLEILSRVKEKFGVALATDIHEPWHCKEAAKVIDILQIPAFLSRQTDLLIAAGETGKAVNIKKGQFLAPWDMKNVVKKFEEIGNPNIMLCERGASFGYNNLVVDMRGLLEMRKFGYPVVFDATHSVQIPGGQGETSGGNRAYVYPLARAAVSIGVDGIFAEVHPDPDKGLSDGPNMLKLDDIEGILKKLIEYDKLTKEY from the coding sequence ATGCTTATAGAAAAAGTAAAAGAAGTTAAAATCACTGAAAATATAACTGTCGGAAATGGTAAAATATTTTTAATAGCAGGGCCTTGTGTTATTGAATCTGAAGATTTAGTAATGACAGTTGCAGAAAAAATGAAGGAAATAACTGACAAACTGAATATTCAGTATATATTTAAGGCATCCTTTGATAAGGCAAACAGATCATCAATCAGTTCTTTTAGGGGACCTGGACTTGAAAAAGGGCTTGAAATACTTTCAAGAGTAAAAGAGAAATTTGGAGTAGCACTTGCCACTGATATTCACGAACCATGGCACTGCAAAGAAGCAGCAAAGGTAATAGATATATTACAGATACCTGCATTTCTTTCAAGACAGACGGATCTTTTAATAGCAGCTGGAGAAACAGGGAAAGCTGTAAATATTAAAAAAGGTCAGTTTCTGGCACCTTGGGATATGAAAAATGTTGTAAAAAAATTTGAAGAAATAGGAAATCCGAATATAATGTTATGCGAACGTGGAGCAAGTTTTGGATATAACAATCTTGTAGTAGATATGAGAGGATTGCTTGAAATGAGAAAATTTGGATATCCTGTTGTTTTTGATGCAACACATTCAGTACAAATACCTGGAGGACAGGGAGAAACTTCAGGAGGAAACAGGGCATATGTTTATCCTCTTGCAAGAGCGGCAGTATCAATTGGAGTGGATGGAATTTTTGCTGAAGTTCATCCAGATCCTGATAAAGGACTTTCTGATGGACCAAATATGCTCAAACTTGATGATATTGAGGGAATACTTAAAAAATTAATAGAATATGATAAATTAACAAAAGAATATTAA
- a CDS encoding alanine--glyoxylate aminotransferase family protein: protein MSSKLLLTPGPTNIPERYLKIFGEDIIHHRTPEFRRILKENNENLKKVFKTKNDVYTLTTSGTGAMEAAVVNFFSKGDKVLVINTGYFGERFAKIAEIYALDVINLKYEFGDSYELDDVKKILSENPDLRGILATHSETSVGILNNIEALGNLTKNTDILLVVDTISGLVANDFDFDGWNIDVAIAGSQKAFLIPPGLSFITISDKAKKAMERSDLPKYYLSIKQYEKYFEEMTETPYTPAISLIIALNYSLKDLLAKGIDKCIREKYELRKHIEEKAQKLGFNLLVKEEKNRTNTLISIYREGVIIKDIINALEEKGFTVTGGKGKYAASLMRIGILGEITKEQVDEFFIIFEEELKKQIG, encoded by the coding sequence ATGAGTTCGAAGTTATTATTAACTCCGGGGCCTACAAATATACCGGAAAGATATTTGAAAATATTCGGGGAGGATATTATACATCACAGAACACCTGAATTTAGGAGAATTTTAAAAGAAAACAATGAAAACCTGAAAAAAGTTTTCAAAACAAAAAATGATGTGTATACTTTGACAACTTCAGGTACAGGTGCCATGGAAGCTGCTGTAGTAAACTTTTTTTCCAAAGGAGATAAAGTATTGGTAATTAATACTGGATACTTTGGAGAAAGATTTGCTAAGATTGCTGAAATTTATGCTCTAGATGTTATTAACCTAAAATATGAATTTGGTGATAGTTATGAACTGGATGATGTGAAGAAAATTTTATCGGAAAATCCAGACTTGAGAGGTATACTGGCTACTCACAGTGAAACATCTGTAGGAATTTTAAATAACATAGAAGCATTGGGAAATTTAACTAAAAATACAGATATCTTACTTGTAGTTGATACAATAAGCGGATTAGTGGCAAATGACTTTGATTTTGATGGATGGAATATAGATGTTGCCATTGCAGGAAGTCAGAAAGCATTCTTAATACCGCCTGGACTATCATTTATTACAATAAGTGATAAAGCTAAGAAAGCAATGGAAAGATCAGATTTGCCAAAATATTATTTAAGTATAAAGCAATATGAAAAATATTTTGAAGAAATGACAGAAACTCCATATACACCTGCTATCTCATTGATAATAGCTTTAAATTATTCATTGAAGGATTTGCTGGCAAAAGGAATTGATAAGTGTATCAGGGAAAAATATGAGTTAAGAAAACATATAGAAGAAAAAGCACAAAAATTAGGGTTCAATCTTCTTGTTAAAGAAGAAAAGAATAGAACTAATACTTTAATTTCAATTTACAGGGAAGGTGTAATAATAAAAGATATCATTAATGCACTGGAAGAAAAAGGATTTACTGTTACAGGTGGAAAAGGAAAATATGCAGCAAGCCTTATGAGAATAGGAATTTTAGGAGAAATCACAAAAGAACAGGTAGATGAATTCTTCATAATATTTGAAGAAGAACTGAAAAAACAGATTGGCTAG
- the lgt gene encoding prolipoprotein diacylglyceryl transferase has translation MKPTLFKIGNFELRIYSLMYILAFIIGIKIAEKDDVAKKRGIKDKKMIEDFAFFAMISGLIGARAYYVIMKFNEYASNPISILKVWEGGLAIHGGIIGGLIGSCLYAKKHKISLWTLTDMGVGPLLFGQFLGRFGNLANGEIHGVPTFTPLNVILSGKFKEWWTAYQSMSLDAQSKFKELVPWGLVFPQDSPAGMEFPNYPLHPAMLYEAVLNLIGFILLWFYFRKKEYNPGVLSMIYLIMYAIIRVFVSTFRVEDLIVPGLEVRAPYLISIIMIIIAIIGINFFQKQKQKN, from the coding sequence ATGAAACCAACTTTATTTAAAATAGGAAATTTTGAGCTTAGAATATACAGTCTAATGTATATTCTGGCTTTTATTATAGGGATAAAAATTGCTGAAAAGGATGATGTTGCTAAAAAAAGAGGCATAAAAGACAAAAAAATGATAGAAGACTTTGCATTTTTTGCTATGATATCAGGACTTATAGGTGCAAGAGCATATTATGTAATAATGAAATTTAATGAATATGCTAGTAATCCGATTTCAATATTGAAAGTATGGGAAGGTGGGTTAGCAATACATGGGGGAATAATAGGAGGACTTATAGGATCATGTCTATATGCAAAAAAACATAAAATAAGTTTGTGGACATTGACTGATATGGGGGTTGGACCTCTACTGTTTGGACAGTTTTTAGGTCGTTTTGGAAATCTGGCAAATGGAGAAATACATGGAGTACCTACCTTTACCCCATTAAATGTAATATTATCCGGAAAATTTAAAGAGTGGTGGACAGCTTATCAATCAATGAGTTTAGATGCACAATCTAAATTTAAGGAACTAGTACCGTGGGGATTGGTGTTTCCACAAGATAGCCCGGCAGGAATGGAGTTTCCAAACTATCCATTACATCCGGCAATGCTATATGAGGCAGTATTAAATCTTATAGGTTTTATATTATTATGGTTTTATTTTAGGAAAAAAGAATATAATCCAGGTGTCTTAAGTATGATTTATCTTATAATGTATGCGATTATAAGAGTTTTTGTGAGTACATTTAGAGTAGAAGATCTAATTGTTCCTGGCTTAGAAGTAAGAGCGCCTTACTTAATAAGTATTATAATGATAATTATAGCAATAATAGGAATAAATTTTTTTCAAAAACAAAAACAGAAAAACTAA
- the dnaX gene encoding DNA polymerase III subunit gamma/tau, translated as MNITLYRKYRPQKFEEIAGQEYVTRAIKNSLRENRLSHAYLFTGPRGVGKTTLARLIAKGVNCLNAEDVTDNPCGVCDNCREISQGISMDMIEIDAASNRGIDEIRELKEKINYQPIKGRKKIYIIDEVHMLTKEAFNALLKTLEEPPAHVIFILATTEIDKIPDTVVSRCQRYDFLPIDRKNIINLLRGVAEKENIDIDDGSLELVYRKSEGSARDSFSIFEQVISNFEGEKIDISMTQKALGVIPDIILNQFLELILSSGKIQLLEFIDKIWEDGIVIETFLKDFAYYLKEQFKINSKLSVNFILDTISSIFSVLNEFKYEDDKRLLGYVLIHELYKYRDITGNRESSKSGNSSVINNVIKIDTVKDIGDIKNENGSVPENMVSKDITYLNNSEENHLETVKIDVTEGLIENSNYENLIPDTENYTSGIDLSEKKDSHSEYSIDLFEGNWEKIRKEIKNSGAILNALMADTYPEGIKNGVLTIRFPDGHKFHSRQIMELDKKTKIETVINKICNTDIRITTIFDNDNRENSDNEFIEKVINFFDGEIIEKK; from the coding sequence TTGAATATTACTTTATATAGAAAATACAGACCTCAAAAATTTGAAGAAATTGCTGGTCAGGAATATGTTACACGTGCTATAAAAAATTCTTTAAGAGAAAATAGATTATCTCATGCTTATTTATTTACTGGACCAAGAGGTGTAGGGAAGACGACTCTTGCAAGGCTTATTGCTAAAGGAGTGAATTGTCTGAATGCAGAAGATGTTACTGATAATCCTTGTGGAGTTTGTGATAACTGTCGTGAAATTAGTCAGGGTATTTCAATGGATATGATTGAAATTGATGCCGCTTCAAATAGAGGAATAGATGAAATTAGAGAATTAAAAGAGAAGATAAATTATCAGCCTATTAAAGGCAGAAAGAAAATTTATATAATAGATGAAGTTCATATGCTTACAAAAGAAGCTTTCAATGCTTTATTAAAAACATTGGAAGAACCTCCGGCACATGTTATTTTTATACTTGCAACTACAGAAATTGATAAAATACCGGATACCGTAGTATCACGTTGTCAAAGATATGATTTTTTGCCCATAGACAGAAAAAATATAATCAATCTTTTAAGAGGAGTGGCTGAAAAGGAGAATATTGACATTGATGATGGGAGTCTTGAATTGGTATACAGGAAATCTGAAGGAAGTGCAAGAGACAGTTTTTCAATTTTTGAACAGGTTATTTCAAATTTTGAAGGAGAAAAAATAGATATCTCTATGACACAGAAGGCATTAGGAGTAATTCCAGATATTATTTTAAATCAGTTTTTAGAACTAATTCTTTCTTCAGGTAAAATTCAATTATTGGAGTTTATTGATAAAATATGGGAAGATGGAATTGTAATTGAAACTTTTTTGAAGGACTTTGCCTATTATCTTAAAGAACAGTTTAAAATAAATAGTAAACTGTCAGTTAATTTTATTTTAGATACTATAAGTTCTATATTTTCAGTTTTAAATGAATTTAAGTATGAAGATGATAAAAGACTTCTAGGATATGTTTTGATACATGAATTATACAAATACAGAGATATTACTGGAAATAGGGAAAGTTCTAAAAGTGGAAACAGTTCAGTTATCAATAATGTTATAAAAATAGATACTGTAAAAGATATAGGGGATATTAAGAATGAAAATGGTTCAGTTCCGGAAAATATGGTAAGTAAGGATATTACTTATTTAAATAATTCAGAAGAAAATCATCTGGAAACTGTTAAAATTGATGTTACAGAAGGTTTAATAGAAAATAGTAACTATGAAAATTTAATTCCTGATACTGAAAATTATACAAGTGGTATAGATTTATCAGAAAAAAAAGACAGCCATTCAGAATATTCAATAGATTTATTTGAAGGAAACTGGGAAAAAATACGTAAGGAAATAAAAAATAGCGGTGCAATATTAAATGCCCTTATGGCTGATACTTATCCTGAAGGAATTAAGAATGGTGTGTTGACAATAAGATTTCCAGATGGACATAAATTTCATAGTAGACAGATTATGGAACTTGATAAAAAAACTAAAATAGAGACGGTTATAAATAAAATATGTAATACTGATATAAGAATAACAACAATTTTTGACAACGATAACAGAGAAAACAGTGATAATGAATTTATAGAAAAAGTTATTAACTTTTTTGATGGAGAAATTATAGAAAAAAAATAG
- the rplI gene encoding 50S ribosomal protein L9 produces MKIKVILKETIKGVGKKDEIVEVKDGYANNFLFSQNKAVPATPENINKLNSKNEKIKKNHDNDVKKANELKEQLNSKEIVLKVKAGNNGKVFGSVGGKEIAEAIKEQLNIDVDKKKVSTDARMKELGLHTVELKLHSEVKATIKIKLEAQD; encoded by the coding sequence ATGAAAATAAAAGTTATTTTAAAAGAAACAATAAAAGGTGTAGGAAAGAAAGATGAAATTGTTGAAGTTAAAGATGGATATGCAAATAATTTTTTATTCAGTCAGAATAAAGCTGTTCCTGCAACACCTGAAAATATAAATAAACTAAATAGTAAAAATGAAAAAATCAAGAAAAATCATGATAATGATGTGAAAAAAGCGAATGAACTGAAAGAACAGCTGAATTCAAAAGAAATAGTCCTGAAAGTAAAAGCTGGAAATAATGGGAAAGTTTTTGGATCTGTTGGCGGAAAGGAAATAGCCGAAGCTATAAAAGAACAACTGAATATAGATGTTGATAAAAAGAAGGTTTCAACAGATGCAAGAATGAAAGAATTAGGATTACATACTGTCGAACTTAAACTTCATTCTGAAGTTAAGGCTACAATAAAAATAAAATTGGAAGCACAGGATTAG
- the dnaB gene encoding replicative DNA helicase gives MELFDGSKIENELKIPYSIEAEEALLGSIFIKPDAISEVIEIITAMDFYKNNYRIIFEEMLKAYNLGKIIDTLLIVEALKKSEKLEEIGGEDIIYDLVDVVSTAANAINYAYVIKEKSIQRQLIETGEKITRMAYRGYDEVDTMLDKAESMIFKIAEAKQKKDVVSLNELAGMKISSLDEMSKYKGGIRGISSGFSKYDALTSGFHGSDLIILAARPAMGKTAFALNLALNVAKTGKHVLVYSLEMGNEQLFDRLLSIESKIKLSAIKDGTLKDSDYTDLGNGMGRLAELPLYISDSSSVNILEIKAVARRLKAEGKLDFMMIDYLQLINPTAGSKKSREQEISEISRSLKIIAKELNIPIITLSQLSRSVEQRTDKRPILSDLRESGAIEQDADMVMFLYREKYYNKDNNMEQSGDNSNSGIPNKYIQSQQQKSDDDELEKVEVIIGKHRSGPTGTIILGFRPGYQQFVNVIDDDELARHSQ, from the coding sequence ATGGAATTATTTGATGGATCTAAAATAGAGAATGAACTGAAAATACCCTATAGCATTGAAGCAGAAGAAGCTTTGCTTGGCTCAATTTTTATAAAGCCTGATGCAATAAGTGAGGTTATAGAAATAATCACGGCAATGGATTTTTATAAAAATAATTATAGAATAATATTCGAAGAAATGCTTAAGGCATATAATTTGGGAAAAATAATTGATACACTGTTAATTGTGGAAGCATTGAAAAAATCAGAAAAACTGGAAGAAATTGGTGGAGAGGATATAATCTATGATCTTGTTGATGTAGTTTCTACAGCAGCCAATGCCATAAATTATGCGTATGTAATTAAAGAGAAGTCCATCCAGAGACAGCTTATTGAAACTGGTGAAAAAATAACAAGGATGGCTTATCGTGGCTATGATGAAGTGGATACAATGCTTGATAAAGCTGAGAGCATGATTTTTAAAATTGCTGAAGCAAAGCAAAAAAAGGATGTAGTTTCCTTGAATGAACTGGCAGGTATGAAAATATCAAGTCTGGATGAAATGTCAAAGTATAAAGGTGGAATAAGAGGAATAAGTTCAGGATTTTCAAAATATGATGCGCTGACAAGTGGATTTCATGGTTCAGATTTAATTATACTGGCAGCGAGACCTGCAATGGGGAAAACAGCATTTGCATTGAATTTGGCTTTAAATGTTGCAAAAACAGGAAAGCATGTTCTTGTATACAGTCTTGAAATGGGAAATGAACAGCTTTTTGACAGACTTCTTTCAATAGAATCTAAAATAAAGTTATCAGCTATAAAAGATGGGACACTGAAAGATTCAGACTATACAGACTTAGGAAATGGAATGGGAAGGCTTGCGGAACTTCCATTGTATATTTCAGATTCATCAAGTGTAAATATTCTTGAGATAAAAGCTGTAGCTAGAAGGTTAAAAGCTGAGGGGAAGCTTGATTTTATGATGATTGACTATCTGCAGCTCATAAATCCAACTGCAGGATCAAAAAAGAGCAGGGAGCAGGAAATATCCGAGATATCGAGATCATTAAAAATAATAGCTAAAGAGTTAAATATTCCTATTATTACTTTATCACAGCTATCGCGAAGTGTTGAACAGAGAACTGATAAAAGACCTATACTTTCTGACTTGAGAGAATCAGGAGCAATTGAGCAGGATGCCGACATGGTAATGTTTTTATATAGGGAGAAATATTACAATAAGGATAATAATATGGAACAGTCAGGTGATAACAGTAATTCAGGAATACCAAATAAATATATTCAATCTCAGCAGCAGAAATCAGATGATGACGAACTGGAAAAAGTTGAAGTAATAATAGGAAAACATAGAAGCGGACCTACCGGAACTATAATTCTTGGATTCAGACCTGGATATCAGCAATTTGTAAATGTTATAGATGATGATGAACTTGCAAGACATTCACAATAG
- a CDS encoding U32 family peptidase — translation MQQKRKVELLAPAGNMEKLKTAFHFGADACFVGGSAFNLRGMSSNFKNSELREAIDYVHSLGKKIYVTLNIFAHNSEIEYMPKFIKLLDEYGADAVIVADLGVFQLVRENAPNLPIHVSTQANNTNWMSVKTWRDMGAKRVILAREMSLKEIKEIKEKVPDVEIEVFVHGAMCMAVSGRCLLSNYFTSRDANRGICAQDCRWNYKVIAEGHEEKGAHDIVEEQGETFIFNAKDLCTIDFIDKVIETGVDSLKIEGRMKSIYYNSTVVKQYRKAIDSYYSGNYEYNPEWYRELQTISHRLYSKGFYLGKTTEEDQNYNTGNSYSQTYQLVANVKENLGNGKYLLQIRNRVFTDDTLELIRPEGDPIKFKVKNFFNTKTEEYVEVVHPNTMAVIETEQEMEPMDLIRVKLPEGKSESDMDTETNTL, via the coding sequence ATGCAACAAAAAAGAAAAGTTGAGCTTCTTGCACCGGCAGGAAATATGGAAAAATTAAAAACAGCTTTTCATTTCGGAGCAGATGCCTGCTTCGTAGGAGGAAGTGCCTTTAATTTGAGAGGAATGTCCTCTAACTTTAAAAATAGTGAATTAAGAGAAGCAATAGATTATGTTCATAGTCTGGGGAAAAAAATATATGTCACTTTAAATATATTTGCGCATAATTCAGAAATAGAATACATGCCCAAATTTATAAAATTATTAGATGAATATGGAGCAGATGCTGTAATAGTGGCTGATCTGGGAGTGTTCCAGCTAGTAAGGGAAAATGCACCGAATTTACCTATTCATGTAAGTACACAGGCTAATAATACAAACTGGATGAGTGTAAAAACATGGAGAGACATGGGAGCCAAAAGAGTAATATTGGCAAGAGAAATGTCACTAAAGGAAATAAAGGAAATAAAGGAAAAAGTACCTGATGTAGAAATAGAAGTATTCGTACACGGAGCAATGTGTATGGCTGTGTCTGGAAGATGTCTTTTAAGTAATTATTTTACGTCAAGAGATGCAAATAGGGGAATATGTGCACAGGACTGCAGATGGAATTACAAAGTAATTGCAGAAGGACATGAAGAAAAAGGTGCACATGATATTGTTGAGGAACAGGGAGAAACTTTTATTTTTAATGCTAAGGATTTATGTACAATAGATTTTATTGACAAGGTTATTGAAACAGGAGTTGATTCTCTAAAAATAGAAGGAAGAATGAAAAGTATCTATTATAACTCAACGGTTGTGAAACAATATAGAAAAGCAATAGATTCTTATTATTCAGGAAATTATGAATATAATCCTGAATGGTACAGGGAACTACAGACAATAAGCCATAGATTATACTCAAAAGGTTTTTATCTTGGAAAGACTACAGAAGAAGATCAGAATTATAATACAGGAAATTCCTATAGCCAGACTTATCAGCTTGTGGCTAATGTAAAGGAAAACCTTGGAAATGGTAAATATCTGCTTCAGATAAGAAACAGAGTTTTTACAGATGATACACTTGAATTGATAAGACCTGAGGGAGACCCGATAAAATTTAAGGTAAAAAACTTTTTTAATACTAAAACAGAAGAATATGTGGAAGTAGTACATCCAAATACTATGGCTGTCATTGAAACAGAACAGGAGATGGAACCGATGGATCTGATAAGAGTTAAATTACCTGAAGGAAAGTCGGAAAGTGATATGGATACGGAAACTAATACATTATAA
- a CDS encoding response regulator transcription factor, whose translation MREKILVIEDDPKISRLLEIELKFEGFDVFFAYDGKEGLNMAKYGSYDLILLDVMLPKMSGMEVCKRIREGSQIPIIMLTAKDEISDKIVGFDYGADDYMTKPFSNEELLARIKALLRRTKKTVDHKGIFEFEDLKINYSTYEVFRGETLISLSKREFELLDFLVLNKGIVLSRDKILEEVWGFDYIGNDNILDLYIKYLRDKVDKPYERKFIQTVRGIGFIFK comes from the coding sequence ATGAGAGAAAAAATATTAGTAATTGAAGATGATCCGAAGATTTCCAGATTGCTGGAAATAGAATTAAAATTTGAAGGGTTCGATGTTTTTTTTGCATATGATGGAAAAGAAGGACTCAATATGGCAAAATATGGTTCATATGATCTAATTCTGCTGGATGTAATGCTGCCTAAAATGAGTGGGATGGAAGTATGTAAAAGAATAAGGGAAGGATCACAGATACCTATAATAATGCTTACTGCAAAAGATGAAATAAGTGATAAGATAGTAGGATTTGATTATGGTGCTGATGATTATATGACTAAACCTTTTTCAAATGAGGAATTACTTGCAAGAATAAAAGCTCTTTTAAGAAGAACTAAGAAAACAGTAGATCATAAAGGTATTTTTGAATTTGAAGATTTAAAGATAAACTATTCTACTTATGAAGTATTCAGAGGAGAAACATTAATTTCTCTATCTAAAAGAGAGTTTGAGCTATTAGATTTTCTCGTACTAAATAAAGGAATAGTATTATCAAGAGATAAAATACTGGAAGAGGTATGGGGATTTGATTATATAGGTAATGATAATATACTTGATCTGTATATAAAATATTTAAGAGATAAAGTTGATAAGCCTTATGAAAGAAAATTTATTCAGACAGTAAGAGGAATTGGATTTATCTTTAAATAG
- a CDS encoding cell wall metabolism sensor histidine kinase WalK, which translates to MRKMKLGGRIAWSYALLFLTLMTIFIIMLNITLKNENKKVLETAAGKKVEEIEKRYLNRIAVYSELYDNLPLEFNPQFDGKKITYRKPFDPGEEAYLYLVEIKTIQGSRIPLNTVSSQYDIVDESVGYDLMEEIERNKITENTNTGKIITLSDNNRYFVFKLSREIKSNILNIYVLKNVNQVSEIYDRLNTLSIIFICIGVTIAIIMSIILGQRIVRPIKNIIKTTEKITTDDLSQRIIEPKPDDELKTLTQIINQMLDRLENAFDNQSKFVSDASHELRTPLAIIKGYAEIIKKRRFADEEIFEESIDSIINETENMKNLVQKLLFLAKGEITKINTNFQIIEMKDFIQQIHTDTEVSSKTHKFYLEKDEKYKVKADVTLLQQAIRALLENAMKYSENNTNIYIKSSIIDGKNGAVSIRDEGVGISKEDTRRIFDRFYRVDDSRTKTTGGTGLGLAIVKRIVEIHKGEIRINSELGKGTEISIVLPLIVQKAERKVQRTGNSKKK; encoded by the coding sequence ATGAGAAAAATGAAATTAGGAGGACGTATCGCATGGAGTTACGCTCTTCTATTTTTAACGTTAATGACTATTTTTATAATCATGCTGAATATAACTTTAAAAAATGAAAATAAGAAAGTTCTGGAAACAGCAGCAGGAAAAAAAGTAGAAGAAATAGAAAAAAGATATTTAAATAGAATAGCTGTATATTCGGAACTTTATGACAATCTTCCCTTGGAATTTAATCCTCAGTTTGATGGTAAAAAGATAACTTATAGAAAGCCTTTTGACCCAGGAGAAGAAGCATATCTCTATCTTGTGGAAATTAAAACAATACAGGGCAGCAGAATACCCCTAAATACTGTAAGTTCCCAGTATGACATTGTTGATGAATCTGTAGGATATGATTTGATGGAGGAAATAGAAAGAAATAAGATAACAGAAAATACAAATACTGGAAAAATTATAACTTTGAGTGATAATAACAGATATTTTGTATTTAAATTGAGCAGGGAAATAAAAAGTAATATACTGAATATTTATGTATTGAAAAATGTTAATCAAGTATCTGAAATATACGACAGGTTAAATACATTATCAATTATTTTTATCTGTATAGGTGTTACAATAGCAATAATAATGTCAATTATACTTGGTCAGAGAATAGTAAGGCCAATAAAGAATATAATTAAAACGACAGAAAAAATTACGACGGATGATTTAAGTCAAAGAATAATTGAACCGAAACCAGATGATGAACTGAAAACACTTACACAGATTATAAATCAAATGCTTGACAGACTTGAGAATGCTTTTGATAACCAGTCAAAATTCGTTTCTGATGCATCTCATGAGTTGCGTACACCACTTGCAATAATAAAAGGATATGCAGAAATTATAAAAAAAAGAAGGTTTGCTGATGAAGAAATATTTGAAGAATCAATAGATTCAATAATAAATGAAACAGAAAATATGAAAAATCTTGTTCAGAAACTTCTATTCCTTGCAAAAGGAGAAATTACAAAAATAAATACAAATTTTCAGATAATAGAAATGAAGGATTTTATTCAGCAGATTCATACTGATACAGAAGTCTCTTCTAAAACTCATAAATTTTATCTTGAAAAAGATGAAAAATATAAAGTTAAGGCAGATGTGACTTTATTGCAGCAGGCAATTAGGGCACTTCTTGAAAATGCAATGAAATATTCTGAAAATAATACAAATATATATATAAAATCTTCAATAATTGATGGAAAAAATGGAGCAGTTTCAATTAGAGATGAAGGAGTGGGAATTTCAAAAGAAGACACAAGAAGAATTTTTGACAGATTCTATAGAGTAGATGATTCTAGAACAAAAACTACAGGAGGAACCGGCTTAGGTCTTGCGATTGTAAAAAGAATAGTTGAAATTCATAAAGGAGAAATTAGAATTAATTCTGAATTGGGAAAAGGAACAGAGATTTCGATAGTTTTACCTTTAATTGTCCAAAAAGCAGAAAGAAAAGTTCAAAGAACAGGAAACAGTAAGAAAAAATAA